In Arachis hypogaea cultivar Tifrunner chromosome 2, arahy.Tifrunner.gnm2.J5K5, whole genome shotgun sequence, a genomic segment contains:
- the LOC112755215 gene encoding uncharacterized protein gives MSLSKEAHSTLGYLTLKDTEVKLPPPTRVKNKTPAPIQITAEQILREARERQEAEIRPPKQKIPDATELGEYRLRKRKEFEDLIPRVRRNIGLWIKYAQWEESQKDFKSARSVWEKALEVDNKNHTLWLKYAEMEMKNKFINHARNVWNRAVTLLPRVDQLWYKYIHMEELLGNVAGARQVFERWMKWMPDQQGWLSYIKFELRYNEIERARGVFERFVQCHPRVGAWIRHAKFEMKNGEVAKARNVYERAVEKLADDEEAEQLFVAFAEFEERCKETERARRIYKFALDHIPKGRAEDLYHKFVAFEKQYGDREGIEEAIVGKRRFQYEDEVRKNPLNYDSWFDYIRLEESVGNKERIKEVYERAIANVPPAEEKRFWQRYIYLWINYALYKELDAEDVDRTRDVYRECLNLIPHSKFSFAKIWLLAAQFEIRQLNLRGARQILGNAIGKAPKDKIFKKYIEIELQLGNIDRCRKLYEKYLEWSPENCYAWSKYAELERSLSETDRARAIFELAIAQPALDMPELLWKAYIDFETAEGEFERARALYERLLNKTKHLKVWISYVEFEATAIDQNGLDLTEEEQGRECLQRARRVFEEALNYFRSSAPELKEERAMLLEKWLNMEASSGELGDISLVQSKLPKKLKKRRKVTTEDGSARIGEFIDYLFPEEIQTTNLKILEAAYQWKKKQKLSSGDN, from the exons ATGTCTTTGTCAAAAGAAGCACACTCAACATTGGGTTACCTCACGCTCAAGGACACGGAGGTGAAGCTTCCACCGCCAACGCGGGTTAAGAACAAGACACCTGCTCCGATTCAAATCACAGCGGAGCAGATTCTCCGGGAGGCTCGGGAGCGGCAAGAGGCTGAGATCCGCCCTCCAAAGCAGAAGATCCCCGATGCCACTGAGCTTGGCGAGTACCGCCTCCGCAAGCGAAAAGAGTTTGAGGACTTAATTCCGCGTGTGAGACGGAACATTGGCCTGTGGATTAAGTATGCACAGTGGGAAGAGTCTCAGAAGGACTTCAAGAGTGCACGCTCTGTTTGGGAGAAAGCACTGGAAGTTGACAACAAGAACCACACCCTTTGGCTCAAGTATGCAGAGATGGAGATGAAGAACAAGTTCATCAACCATGCGCGAAACGTGTGGAACCGCGCTGTCACCCTCCTACCGAGGGTCGACCAGTTATGGTACAAGTATATACATATGGAGGAACTGCTTGGCAATGTTGCTGGTGCCAGACAG GTTTTCGAGAGGTGGATGAAGTGGATGCCTGATCAGCAGGGATGGCTCTCTTACATCAAGTTTGAGCTTAGGTACAATGAAATTGAGCGAGCCAGGGGGGTATTCGAGCGTTTTGTGCAGTGCCACCCTAGGGTTGGGGCGTGGATTCGGCATGCCAAGTTCGAGATGAAGAATGGGGAGGTGGCAAAGGCTAGGAATGTTTATGAGAGAGCGGTGGAGAAGCTTGCTGATGATGAGGAAGCTGAGCAGCTGTTTGTTGCTTTTGCTGAGTTTGAGGAGAGATGTAAGGAGACTGAGCGTGCAAGGCGTATATATAAGTTTGCTCTTGATCATATTCCCAAGGGGAGGGCAGAAGACTTGTACCATAAATTTGTGGCATTTGAGAAGCAGTATGGTGACAGGGAAGGGATTGAGGAAGCTATTGTCGGAAAAAGGAGGTTTCAGTATGAGGATGAAGTGAGGAAAAATCCGTTGAACTATGATTCATGGTTTGACTATATACGATTGGAGGAGAGTGTGGGCAATAAGGAAAGGATCAAGGAGGTGTATGAGAGAGCTATAGCCAATGTTCCTCCTGCAGAGGAGAAGCGATTCTGGCAGCGATATATCTATTTGTG GATTAATTATGCACTCTACAAAGAGCTTGATGCTGAAGATGTGGATCGAACAAGAGATGTATACAG GGAGTGTCTCAACTTGATACCACATAGTAAGTTTTCATTTGCAAAGATATGGCTTCTAGCAGCCCAGTTTGAAATACGTCAGCTGAATCTCAGGGGTGCTCGACAGATACTAGGAAATGCCATTGGAAAGGCTCCAAAAGACAAG ATTTTCAAGAAGTATATAGAGATAGAACTGCAGCTTGGTAACATAGATAGATGCagaaaactatatgaaaagtATCTGGAGTGGTCGCCTGAAAATTGCTATGCTTGGAGCAAGTATGCAGAATTGGAGAGATCTTTATCTGAGACTGATCGAGCTAGAGCAATATTCGAGCTTGCAATCGCTCAACCAGCATTGGATATGCCTGAGCTATTGTGGAAG GCATATATTGACTTTGAGACTGCAGAAGGTGAATTTGAGAGAGCAAGAGCGCTTTATGAAAGGCTTCTTAATAAAACAAAGCACTTGAAGGTATGGATAAGCTATGTGGAATTCGAGGCTACAGCAATAGATCAGAACGGTTTAGACTTGACAGAAGAAGAGCAAGGGAGGGAATGCCTTCAGCGTGCTAGAA GGGTGTTTGAGGAAGCTCTTAACTACTTCAGATCGTCAGCTCCGGAACTGAAGGAAGAAAGGGCAATGCTATTGGAGAAATGGCTCAACATGGAGGCTTCTTCTGGGGAGCTTGGTGATATTAGCTTAGTCCAGTCTAAGCTGCCGAAGAAGctcaaaaagagaagaaaagttaCTACTGAAGATGGTTCTGCCAG AATTGGGGAATTCATTGACTATTTGTTCCCTGAAGAAATTCAGACGACTAATCTTAAGATCTTAGAAGCTGCATACCAGTGGAAGAAGAAGCAAAAATTGTCTTCTGGCGACAACTGA